A DNA window from Hypomesus transpacificus isolate Combined female chromosome 24, fHypTra1, whole genome shotgun sequence contains the following coding sequences:
- the pip5k1bb gene encoding phosphatidylinositol 4-phosphate 5-kinase type-1 beta isoform X3 has translation MSTATENGVGGSRNTGGEKTYKKTTSSALKGAIQLGIGYTVGNLTSKPDRDVLMQDFYVVESVFLPSEGSNLTPAHHYPDFRFKTYAPLAFRYFRELFGIKPDDYLYSICNEPLIELSNPGASGSLFYLTSDDEFIVKTVQHKEAEFLQKLLPGYYMNLNQNPRTLLPKFYGLYCVQSGGINIRLVVMNNVLPRSVKMHYKYDLKGSTYKRRANRKEREKACPTYKDLDFQDMLEGLYFDTDTYNALMKTLQRDCRVLESFKIMDYSLLLGVHVLDQTPKEGAEPGQATGDGKRPVGQRVLYSTAMESIQGDGKAAEVLTTDDTMGGIPAKSHKDEKLLIFLGIIDILQSYRFIKKLEHSWKALVYDGDSVSVHRPGFYANRFLKFMSTRVFRKTQTIRFSPSKRTRTSIPALKSSSQEILSSQTEERSEEKRDKLGAARSLASLDGQAVFGSYLRPDLVPAPQSFYEGSSMGTMSSSSVYVCLEGQTDDSSVR, from the exons ATGTCGACGGCTACGGAAAATGGAGTGGGCGGGTCTCGGAACACGGGCGGGGAGAAGACGTATAAAAAG accacCTCCTCGGCTCTGAAGGGAGCCATCCAGCTGGGCATCGGCTACACGGTGGGAAACCTGACCTCCAAGCCCGACAGAGACGTCCTCATGCAGGACTTCTACGTGGTGGAGAGCGTCTTCCTCCCCAG CGAGGGGAGCAATCTGACGCCGGCGCACCACTACCCGGACTTCCGCTTCAAGACGTACGCCCCGCTGGCCTTCCGCTACTTCAGGGAGCTGTTTGGGATCAAACCTGACGACTATCTG TACTCCATTTGCAACGAACCACTGATCGAGCTGTCCAATCCCGGCGCCAGTGGCTCTCTTTTCTACCTGACCAGCGACGACGAGTTCATCGTCAAAACCGTGCAGCACAAAGAGGCCGAGTTTCTCCAGAAGCTTCTCCCGGGGTACTACATG AACCTGAACCAGAACCCTCGCACGCTGCTGCCCAAGTTCTACGGCCTGTACTGTGTCCAGTCCGGAGGCATCAACATCCGCTTGGTGGTCATGAACAATGTGCTGCCGCGCTCCGTCAAGATGCACTACAAGTACGACCTGAAGGGCTCCACCTACAAGCGGCGAGCCAATAGGAAGGAGCGGGAGAAGGCTTGCCCCACCTACAAGGACCTGGACTTCCAGGATATGCTCGAGGGGCTGTACTTCGACACCGACACCTACAACGCTCTGATGAAGACCCTGCAGAGAGACTGCCGG GTCCTGGAGAGCTTCAAGATCATGGACTACAGCCTGCTGCTCGGGGTGCACGTCCTGGACCAGACCCCCAaggagggggcggagccggGGCAGGCGACGGGCGACGGGAAGAGGCCCGTGGGACAGAGGGTCCTCTACTCCACCGCCATGGAGTCCATCCAGGGGGACGGCAAGGCGGCCGAGGTCCTCACCACAGACGACAC GATGGGCGGAATTCCCGCCAAATCTCACAAGGACGAGAAGCTGCTCATCTTCCTGGGCATCATCGACATCCTGCAGTCCTACAG ATTTATTAAGAAGCTGGAGCACTCGTGGAAAGCCCTTGTCTACGACGGC GACTCTGTCTCAGTGCACCGGCCCGGTTTCTACGCCAACAGATTCCTCAAGTTCATGAGCACCCGGGTGTTCCGGAAGACCCAGA CCATCCGCTTCTCCCCCTCTAAAAGGACCCGCACGTCCATCCCTGCTCTCAAGTCCTCCTCCCAGGAGATCCTGTCCTCGCagacggaggagaggagcgaggagaagagagacaagcTAGGGGCGGCGCGCAGCCTGGCCAGTCTGGATGGACAAG CAGTGTTTGGGTCCTACCTGCGCCCCGACCTGGTTCCCGCGCCCCAGTCCTTCTACGAAGGCTCC